A DNA window from Hypomesus transpacificus isolate Combined female chromosome 24, fHypTra1, whole genome shotgun sequence contains the following coding sequences:
- the ier3 gene encoding radiation-inducible immediate-early gene IEX-1: protein MYSRSNSLTLTMSKNHLNQEQFPNRTMLRSREPEIFTFERIPDQTQHTSSSLRPRKRNMRVMYPAKVRKYLPPAEKSPAKRWLLALCLVVFLQIYTEEPCAETAVANESPAAEVAFEEVPFTQYQVLAFQSAEEQIRQLKAGADDFHKSSLNCKHERESQSEDLLVNTTCPSQEAVISLKHDQSTRNGYVVALLYPAVYHRLGSEQ, encoded by the coding sequence ATGTATTCACGATCAAACAGCCTGACACTGACAATGTCGAAAAATCATTTAAACCAAGAGCAATTTCCTAACAGAACGATGCTCCGGAGCAGAGAGCCCGAAATTTTCACTTTCGAGCGGATTCCGGACCAGACCCAACATACCAGCTCGTCTCTCCGGCCGCGGAAGAGGAACATGAGGGTGATGTACCCTGCCAAGGTCCGCAAGTACCTTCCCCCAGCGGAGAAGAGCCCAGCCAAGCGATGGCTGCTGGCTCTGTGTCTGGTGGTGTTCCTGCAGATCTACACCGAGGAGCCGTGTGCGGAAACAGCGGTCGCAAACGAAAGCCCAGCTGCCGAGGTCGCATTTGAAGAGGTGCCTTTTACGCAGTACCAGGTGCTGGCTTTCCAGTCAGCGGAGGAGCAGATTCGGCAACTGAAAGCCGGTGCCGACGATTTCCACAAGTCGTCCCTGAACTGTAAACATGAGAGGGAAAGCCAGTCTGAAGATCTCCTGGTGAACACTACCTGTCCCTCGCAGGAGGCCGTGATAAGCCTCAAGCACGACCAGAGCACCAGGAATGGCTACGTCGTTGCCCTCCTCTACCCGGCGGTGTACCACAGACTGGGCAGCGAGCAGTGA